The DNA window cATACTTCCTGTTCAGCAATCTCAATAAGCTTAAACTCAAGCTTTTGTCCTCGCAACTCCAGAACCTAAGCCAGCTAAAGAAATTAGGAAGCCCAAACATTTGATAACACACAACAAAGGGTTAAAGGCAGTTGTGTAAATAGAGCGTCGCGGActgtataaataataattacaaagtaGAAACAGTCTTCCGATCGCGACATTATAAACACTTGTGTCCCAGAAGAAACGTAATTGAATAAGAGTATCGATCATCACTGCGTTAACTACGCATTTAGCACTAAATGTGGCAGAAAAATAGGCATTTCCATGCCACAGAAAAACAAGCAAGTAGGAAAACAGTGGAGAAGTTGAATGTCCTGAAATTAGAGGGTAGGGAAAAGCGCAGAGACGGCggaatgaaatcaaataaagtgTAATAGGCAGAAAAATTACAGTAAGAGGACGAGTGGAAAAGCCTTTACTAAGAGCAAGTCCAGTGCGAGACGTTCCGAGGTCAACCCCTAGACTGAAACCTCCTCTCCACTGCGGGTCGAGCTTGCGGCGAAGGGCGTTGGGAGGAAGTTCGACGGAGGAAATTGCGGTTTTGCATTTGCAAATTAGGTTAGGAGATGGAGGCAGAAGAGGAAGGGAAGAGGGTCGTGGAGGACAGAAAATCGCGGAAGAGTGAAGTTTGTGGCTTTGCGGCGGAAAGGGTTGGAAATGTAGCGCGCACATTATTTCCAAGCCAACAAGAGGCTCCGCAGTACCAAATTATACAATTATGTATGCGCGCGCGCGCGCGCTTCTTCACTTcctcagttttttttttttttttttttttttttttttttNTTtatttgtgtgtgtgtatattttgttaaagaaagaagtgattttaattatcaaatttgtgGTTGGTTCATGTTTTGAGTGAAAGGGAAAAGAAGTAATATTGTTGTAAAAGGAATGAAAGTGGGTGGGTTTGTGGTCCTTGGGCTTACAATTTATTGGGCCCAGAATTTGATGCCTATTAACCAAACCACTGTCCATCAAAACTTAGGATGTGatcatatttttccatttacaTTGTCTGAAAACCAAACGTGCAATGGAAACAATACTACAAATATTGATTCATTCTCTCCAAtctttcttctatttcttctcctctctctccctctctctctatgATGTGAAAGCACCCCTACCGCATTCATTACTAATAATGCCACTACTGTTCTATATAAATGTCAAATGACCCTTaattggtgtttttttttttttaaagtaacgAGGTATTAAAAGTCAACtgttacttattttttaaacttgaaattaaaataacgaGGCGTAAGGGGTTTTGGGAGAATATGCAGTTTTGggtatgaaatttgaatggataGCTGAATTGGAGTTgagggagaaaaaaagaaagtggaaagaaaatgaggttTGAATTGTTGTATAGAAGGTGAAGGGAGAAATGGAAGGAGATCAGATTTGTTGACTGTTTCTGCTTTATATGCTCCTTTTTGTATTGGGGAAAAGTACCAAGTCTTCCTCGACTTTTATGGCTCCCCCTTTTTAGTACTTTGCCATTTAGTAAATTTAGAAGAGATGGGTTCCTTAGGTTAGGTTAGGTTAAGTGAGGAGGGATTATGATGAGGCCATgacaatttgtttttaaagaaggctattcaatttcattaaaaacttGGATAGAAAAAGTACGACAAGCCCGATACGTGTAAGAGTATAACATCCAAACTCACAAAGGCATTTGATAGCTTTTTTGGGGGaggaaggaaaggaaaggaaagaaaagtagaaatataTAACCTCATAAATGCATTTGGAAAACATTTTATAAGTTTAGAATCTTGAAAAATTACACAAGATTTAGTTCCAAAAGATGAAGGTGGTGAAGGAAAACAACAATAACTCCCAAGGATGCGGTATTGAATGGAGGCATTAATAATGCAAACCAATTAAATAAGAACGCAAACCAATTAAATAAGAACGCAAACCAATTAAATAAGAATGCAAAATtccatttatgatgataatAGAATAGGCCACACGGACGCACATACAATTTTATTCTCACTAAAACTACGGCACTCACCTTTTCAAAATCATCCCACCTTCAAATAAAGCAAGCCTCAAACAATCAGTAATTAGTAAATTACAGCATGGAATTCAGAGAATGAATTTTGCAGTTAGATGAGAATTCCCAAGTCCGATTAATGAAGCTTTCAACCATAAAAGTAGTCAAAACTCAACAAACTTTATAATCAATACCCAGTAAAAGGTCAaaatttcctctctttttttcctttttaaaaaaaaaaaaaaaaaaaattgagaagaggAGGTATGTTTTATTGCCTAATGGCGTTGACGAAATCCGCATCAGAAACTGCCGAGAGTTCGATCTGGCTAACATCGTCTTCCTCGAAAGGAGCCGGGAGGTTAAGATCTATGAAACTGTCACCTAACTTTTTGGGTGGTGGAGTTTTGGGCGGAATTGAGTTGGGTGATGAGTAAGCGGTGACATGAGATCTCTTATGGCCGCCCAGGGCTTGGCCGGAAGAAAAAACTCTGAAACAAACAGGGCACTCGTGAATTTTCCTTTCACCCATGGAAGCTGCATTTTCACGGTGGGTTACCAGTTGGGGATTGTTGTAAGTTACAGAGAGTTTAATCTTCTTGTGGCTAGCTCTATGCCCACCAAGTGCTTGATAAGATCGAAACACTTTGTTGCATGTTTCGCATTTGTAATTCCCTCTGTTCCGATTCTTTGGAAATTTCAGCGCCTCGGAATCATCGGTCTCCTCCATAGACTCTTCtacttcctcttcttcttcatcctcattgtcctcctcctcctcctcctcctcctcatccTCCTCATACCCACCTCGCTGCTTCGTCCATTTATCCCGAGAAAGCATCATCAGCCAAAACGCAACGTCTTGTTCCGTTGTGCTACCGGAGATCGAACTAACTTGTTCTGCCTCCGTCCACGATTCCGGCTGGTTCACCTTCTTTTC is part of the Cucurbita pepo subsp. pepo cultivar mu-cu-16 chromosome LG03, ASM280686v2, whole genome shotgun sequence genome and encodes:
- the LOC111791112 gene encoding zinc finger protein ZAT9-like; this translates as MDRHKCRLCFRSFSNGRALGGHMRSHLMNLPLPPKPEDPPPPHAHLSEDADSASFLSSPSSSEGDAEEKGLGYGLRENPKRSIRVVDPEFSFAVDAGSVVLQDRESETESSKNPTRRRSKRTRKLDHHHHQHVHEHHHYSAFKRLQEKKVNQPESWTEAEQVSSISGSTTEQDVAFWLMMLSRDKWTKQRGGYEEDEEEEEEEEDNEDEEEEEVEESMEETDDSEALKFPKNRNRGNYKCETCNKVFRSYQALGGHRASHKKIKLSVTYNNPQLVTHRENAASMGERKIHECPVCFRVFSSGQALGGHKRSHVTAYSSPNSIPPKTPPPKKLGDSFIDLNLPAPFEEDDVSQIELSAVSDADFVNAIRQ